In Paralichthys olivaceus isolate ysfri-2021 chromosome 12, ASM2471397v2, whole genome shotgun sequence, the genomic window CACCAACCATGCCTTCCCCTCTCTGAGTCGCTCTATCAGCGGCTGATCTTGTACACGACATCTCCGACCTGCAGGATCCCCGTCTTCTTCACGGTGTGCAGCTGTCCGAACAGCGGAGCCGACTTGTAGATGTCCTTCTCGGACGGTTTGCACCGACGGTAGCTGTGAAAGAATCGTCAGCGGGATGAGCTCAGACAAATATGAGAttataagataaaaaatataagcGAACACGATGTGCTTCATTTCATCAGATGATTTAAAGAAGCCAAATTGAGCAGAAAGGCAAATATATTAATCTTCCCTTAAATATAGTGAGTTAAAACTTTACCTTTTCAGGGTTTCCAGAGGCTCTTTCCTGTTGATTATACCAGTTTCAGGGTCAACTGTGGTGAAAATACATCTGTGCACAACAGAAGACACCGTCAActccaacaaacacatttcaacatcaAACACTTTAACTGACAGTAGATTTAAAGATGTAATTTGCATCCAGGGAATCGAACCCCAAACTAAATGAAGTGATCGTGATCAGGCACGTTACCTTCCACATGACATGACGCGCTGCAGCCGCACGTTGCCAATCTGGACCTCTTCCCATGAGTCCTATTAAAAGAAGAGCAGTTGGTGTTGGAAGTTTTTGGATCCAGAGATACTTTTAGTCGAGGCTGCTCACACTGAAAAGGGCAAAGTATTAGTCAGAAGTAAAGAACCGAATGATTTTCAAACAGGAGGGAAAAACCACACGGGCTGTTCCTTTTACGTTTTGTGGTTCTGATCTCATCCAAACATCTGGTCTCTGGTTTTATCTTTGTCCGTGTGACCAGGAGAAGACAGAGTCATGTTTGCAGATGTAAAGCTGAACCACACACCTCCTCGAATGCCTCACAGTCACTTATCACGATGTTTGGGCGGAAGCGGTCCACCGTCACGTCCTTGTCCAACCTGCTGCTGAGATCCTTAACCGAGGCCTCCGACAGCAGCATCACAGGACCGACATCTGAGTACGCCACCTGCTGGATACATGCGACAACACCACAAGTCATATCACAAATGTCAGTATTTGAGATTTTAAATCAGAGGGAGCTCGAGCAAACACAAAGCGAGGAGGACTGTATTTTCCCATGATTAACGCACATTAAAACCTGCAACACAACGTCACTACCTCGTGCTGTGGGAAAAGAAACTCCATCTCCACCGACCTCCTGGCCTTCATCTGCGGTTCAAAGTGCACCAGGCGAAaggttttctcctcctccagataaCGAGTGAGCCAGCGAGACGCTTCCTCGCCACAGTCCCGGCCCTGGATGTCACTGCCAAACACTCTGCGGCACGAAAAAACAACGAGAAGCATTACACAAGCCTGAGGGCACGGCGGGAGCAGAAGTACACAAAGTAAAATAACCATCATTTCAAAGTTTGACAGTATGTTTTATGATCCGCTCTTGTAATAATACTATGTATAATATCCTGAGATGACAAAACAAGCAGGTGTTCTGGCTGAAAATGATTCTAATCATCAATTAAtcatatgttttatattaaaataccaACAGGTGTCAGTCAGAGAACACTGTGGGGGTGGATTTAACCTGCAGTCCATGATGTTGTTGTCAGGCTGGTTGACCGGAAACCTCAGCTCCTCCATATTTGGTCCGTTCAAACAAACCTGACCTCCCTCACAAGTCAGAGACACCAGGACGAGACGAGGCTCCTGTCTGCCCGTCACCATGTGACCGTCGTCTGTCACCACCAGCCAGTGTctgcaaacaacacaacaactgtGGGGTTCCCTCGTTTCTCCAGTCACGACACTCGAAGATTTACACGaaagttgaattaaaaaaaaaacgtacatTACAGgttgttttaaatcttttgGGCTCTCTGAggctcaacaacaacaacaacaataattataataatacactttatttctctttaattagatctatatatttatattttaacacTTTTCGTAAAAAAGGTACACAAAGTTCaacggagagaaaaaaacatttggcatgatagataaaacaaatcaaagtatTATTGATAAGATTCATCTGTGTGTGGATTAAAACGTGTAATGCAGGTGTTGACACGTGGTTGCACTTGTTGTGTCCTCTCAGTGTCACAGCTGCAGGACAGGACACGTTTGACTGCAGGTTCTGGTCCTGCTGGGACACAGGAGCAGCTGGACTCTGGACATCGAGTCTCACTCACCGGTCCAGCATGTGTCCAAACTTCAGACCGACTTTGACACACTCGGCCAGAGACAGCGACACCGCTTTGGCTGATTTCAGCgggtgaagcagcagctgagagaCGACCCCCACCCGGACCAGCTCCTCGGTCCTCCTCAGGTACTTGTATCCGAGCCCGAGGCCCAGGGCTGCGGCTCCGGCTCCGAGCAGAAGAGCCGCGGTTCTGTTCTGGGTCAACAACTTCACGTCCATATTCAGTGTTCCCGTGACTTCCGATCACAAAGCGGAAGTGGGGGGGGACTGCAGTTCCCTAGGGGGCCTAATGGGG contains:
- the marc1 gene encoding mitochondrial amidoxime-reducing component 1 isoform X2, producing the protein MDVKLLTQNRTAALLLGAGAAALGLGLGYKYLRRTEELVRVGVVSQLLLHPLKSAKAVSLSLAECVKVGLKFGHMLDRHWLVVTDDGHMVTGRQEPRLVLVSLTCEGGQVCLNGPNMEELRFPVNQPDNNIMDCRVFGSDIQGRDCGEEASRWLTRYLEEEKTFRLVHFEPQMKARRSVEMEFLFPQHEVAYSDVGPVMLLSEASVKDLSSRLDKDVTVDRFRPNIVISDCEAFEEDSWEEVQIGNVRLQRVMSCGRCIFTTVDPETGIINRKEPLETLKSYRRCKPSEKDIYKSAPLFGQLHTVKKTGILQVGDVVYKISR
- the marc1 gene encoding mitochondrial amidoxime-reducing component 1 isoform X1, which translates into the protein MDVKLLTQNRTAALLLGAGAAALGLGLGYKYLRRTEELVRVGVVSQLLLHPLKSAKAVSLSLAECVKVGLKFGHMLDRHWLVVTDDGHMVTGRQEPRLVLVSLTCEGGQVCLNGPNMEELRFPVNQPDNNIMDCRVFGSDIQGRDCGEEASRWLTRYLEEEKTFRLVHFEPQMKARRSVEMEFLFPQHEQVAYSDVGPVMLLSEASVKDLSSRLDKDVTVDRFRPNIVISDCEAFEEDSWEEVQIGNVRLQRVMSCGRCIFTTVDPETGIINRKEPLETLKSYRRCKPSEKDIYKSAPLFGQLHTVKKTGILQVGDVVYKISR